CATTTCTCAATCCCTTCACTGCCGGCCGGTTTTCAACCCGCCCGCCAAAGCGAGCCCCGTGTTACCTGGCTCCGTGATCCACCAcccaccaacaccaccaccagtCCACCACCTACCTACCCGACGAGGCTCTGCGAGTACGCTTAACCAATGCACCACCAAGAAAAAGAGATCTCTCAAAACGCATGATCTCTAGTACTGTATGAATGTATGATCGATGCTACGCAGGTCGTCCACCCTGTGGCGTCACCGCCGTTGACAAAGAGCAAACGATATTCGGTTCGTCCGTTCAAAGTTCAAACAGGCCACGATAGGGCAGACCaaatccatcatcatcatcatcttcttcttcttcttcttctcgagtCTTGTCCACACGCTTCGACGAAAAAAGAAAAATGTTTTTTAATAACTTTAAATGGAAAGTAagtataaaaagaagaaaaatgtaCCACCAATGTGGCAATTTCGTCTGGACCGTCGATCACCTGCTCCATGAGCACGACTGCATGAGGCGTGCGTGTGATGCACAAGGAGGGAGAGGAAAGCTGCACGTTGCCTCTTGTTTGCTGGGAggcttttcctcttcaagggacgAATTAAAAAAgtactttttttgtgtgtgtgtgcgttctgTTTTTCCTGCGAAGTGGTTGCATGCGCTTTGAACGCAGGCAGGCGACAAGCGGAGGCTACAAGGCGGGCGATCCTTTCCACGGCCGGCTACCGTGGCGCAGCTCCTGTTTACTATTTGTCGGAGCTCACACCGCACCGCGGCGCCATCTTCTTCGTCCTCCTCTTATTATTTTTCTAAGTGGTCGGCATTGTATCATACTAGCCCATGACTGATGCGTCATGGAAGTATACTAAATGATCCGCGTTAACAAAACAATGGATGGATCGGGTGCCTGGTCACATGATGGCTACCGAAAGCAAGGTTTGTTGGCAGCGACGCATTCTTTGAACGAAACCATGGGGAGATGTTTATTTATATTATTAGCCGGTGAATTGATTTATAGAGAAAGAAAATGGTAAAAGGGATGAATGGGCCCTTGCCGTTGCGGGCCATGTCTGTGGCCTGCTTCTCACGCAAGCGAGAGCATCATGGGATCAACAGGCGTGAGTTGACCTCTTTCACGCTTGATCAAGGCCCCGTTCGTTTGGATGAACAATTCaattcattttttattttaatAAGAAAATAACACTAGTACTTCGTTCTTTCTTGCAGGAAAAACCAGTTCAGTTAACGCGCAAAGAAATAAGGGGAATTTTTCCATGTTCCAAAACAGGCCAACAAGTCACACGAAAAATGGTTTCGAGCATGAAACAAAACACAACAATCATGTCATCAACAGATGCTCCTCTTAGTTTAGGCATGTCACCATGATTGAAGCCCTCAACATAGAATAACTAGGCAGATTATTTATTATCAACGATGTGTTAGGCTCATGCCGGGTTTGTAATTAGCCGTTGTGCGAGGCCAATAATCATGTCTAGAACCTGTTGCATCTTCTGCACAAAAGGAGAAAAGACGTTGGAATGGAAAGCGCAAGTTGGCTCCTGCTGCTTTTCATTCAAACAGAAACGGAAAACAGGAGAAGCTGCCGGGGTCAGAAAACCGGCCGCCGTTGGTTCTTCCCGCCCATGTTTTTTGATTGTACTGTAGACAGAACAGGAGCTCTtgccatgcatgcacacactgcGTCGCACAGTGGAGGAAGGCATGGCAGCCAGTGAGCAGAGAAACAGTGGAAGGCAGGTCGCCTTGAGATGAGCAATCCAGCACATTGGAGGATTAAGTTCTGTTTGgtttcaaataagtcaccaacttataagtcgaaaagtgaaaaaagtgacttattttgccaaacagacccgacttataagtcatcccaatttataagtcataagttgctccaccccaacttaaaacttataagtcacccccttttgcgTGGGGCCCATCACATGCATGATGTGGATTGGTGTGGGAAGGtgtgtcaggtgacttataagtcaggtgacaaccaaacaggcgtgacttataagtcatcggttttaagtcacctgacttacaagtcaggtgacttattggaaccaaacaggcccttaatTCATGCTCCTACCCAAACAGGTTTTGCCTAGAACAGTGTAGGGGCTATTGAGTGTCACAAGCTCCGAGATCAGCCCTGTTTGCTCTGTACTTAAGGCCACCATCAGCAACAATTTAGAATGCGACATGTTTCTAGGGCACTACAGCGCATATGGACCATGTTTATACGCCCAATGTTTCTGCGATCGATCGACAAATTTGCGGGTCAAACGGTTTCAACAGCAACATGTTCCCAATGGATGTTAACGAAGATCGGTCGCGAAGATAAGAGCGACCATGAGGCATGCAGAATAATGTGGATTTCTGACATTATGGAATATGAGCATATGCAACATAATGCAGCGGAATCATTGGTTGGTGCCTTGGTGGTATGATTTTCCTGATCCACAAAATGGATAATAGCATACAGCAACAGCACTTCCCCCAGCACACAGCAACGCAATTGCGATAGCCTAACATTTCCTCCATGATTTCTTCCTCCCCTGCATTCATGCTTCTGGTGGGAAAATCTGGGGCAGCAAGGGGGGCCCAAGGCTATGAATCGCTGCTGCTGGTTTTGAATCGACACGGTGGGGCTCAGATTCAGGGAGTGGATAGGCAGCAAATGGTAGTACTGCAAatacagtactactactactactctgaTGATAGGGGCCAACATCACAGCTAAACAAAGTTGGTGAAGGACCGGAAGAAATTCACAACCCCCCATGTGCATCTCCGTGTCCTACCGTTGCAAAATGGGGAATCACCGCACATGGAGTCCGACCCGGGCAGTCAAGATTTAGATTGGTGCCATGAAAATGCTGCAGGTGCAAGTGCAAGCACATTCGTGGTATGTGCAAGTGCAATGCACACAGAGAACTTGCTTAGGATATGCAGCAAGTGGTAAGAAAGAACCAAGAAGGGCAACTGAACTGGAAAGGCTCACTCTTCCATTGATACAACTTGGATCTATGTACAATTTACAGCTTGCTGGAAGGAAGGGGGGGAAGGAAGGGACCGCCGATGATCGCGGTCGCGATCGTCGCAGGATCTGAGCTGTTTTTGAAATGCAAAACTTGTCAGCTCCGCTCCTCGGAGGCTCCCGCCTTGTTGCTGGTCTCTCTCACGGACTCGGAGCACGCGGTTGTGCCGCCccggtcgtcgtcgtcgccgtcgtctgAAACTCTCACCGATTAGTGTTATTGGCCTCCACTACCCTAATGTACAGTTAGAGGAAAGGGGCATGTTTTCTTGAACACACACGCTTCACACATAGGTATCGCAGAATTTCCCGTCCATCCTGTTCTGGACCGCCTTGatcgccgccacccgcgccgccgtgGCTGCCCTGTTCGCGGCCATGACCACCTTGTGCACCTGCTCGTCGACTCTCGGCAGGTGGAAGGCGTTTTCCGCGGCCCGTTGCGCAGCCTGATCATCATACAATGGAACCATTAGAATTCCACAAGGAATTGCAGAGGCAAGAAGACACCTAGGGAGCAATATGTGCAAGTAAATCGGTTTGTACCTGCACGGCACGCTCGACGGAAGGATCTGTTGGGGGCAGGGGGCTCTTGAGAGTCCCGAAGTCCCACTCCCCGGATCGCTTGTCGCCGTTCCGAAACGTGTACATTCCGAATCCCTGCTTCTTGCCTTCATGCCAGGAGCCTTCGTAGCAATGGCCATTGGCAAAGCGGTAGACACCGAAGCCGTGGATCTTGTCCCCGAAGTACTCCCCGGCATAGCGATCACCATTTCTGAAACAAATTGCAACACAACGTTAGAAATTAGCAACCAATGGACGAATTTCTCGCCGATGTTGCTTGAATTATTACTACTGTGAATGAATGAAGATGTGAGGCTTGAATTATTACTGTGAATGAAGATAGAGTAGCAAGGTTGTTGGAGTTATTAATGAAGCAATCGAACAGTTGAGGAGATATGGAAACAACAGTGTGACCAAATCAAATCAGGGGATTTCGCAAGAGGCTCACCGGAAATGGTAGCTGCCGAGGCCGTGCTTGACGCCGCACTTGAACTCCCCTACATAGGAGCTCCCGTCGGAGCAAGTCTGCGCGCCGATGCCGTGGCTCTGGCCGCCGGCCCACTCGCCGGCGTAGCAGTCGCCGCTGTAGAAGCGGTAGACCCCGTGGCcgtggcggaggccctggcggtACTGGCCGCGGTAGCGGCTGCCGCGCGCCCAGCTCTCGATGCCGTAGCCGTCGTACTTGCCGTCGACCCAGTCCCCCTCGTACTTGCCCTTGCCGAAGAAGTTGTAGACGCCGCTGCCGTTGCAGCGGCCCTTGTGGAACTCCCCCTCGTAGCAGTCGCCATTGCTGTAGAACTCGACGCCCTCCCGCACCACGCGGCCGTGCGCGGCGGCGCCGCCCCTGCCCTTGCCGTTGTCCCGGGCGTGGTGCGTCCTGTCGTCCTCGTCGCCGATGAACCACTGCACGGAGCCGGTCTGCGAGGAGCGGCGCATCCGCAGGCGGccgcggaggaggcgcgcggccgcggccgccgcggcgagcgcggcggtggcggcAGCCGCGAGGAGGAGTAGGTGGCGGTCGTCGCggaggaggagcagcaggaggagcaggGCGAGGGGGAGCGCGAGGATGAGGGCCGGGTGGGGCGGGCCGCCCGGGCGGAGGCCGTGCGGGTGCAGCGCCTTGCCCTGCGCCGGCGCCTGCGACTTCTTGTCGTCGGGCTCGGGGTCCTCGACCAGCACCGCCTGGAAGGAGGAGCAGTTGCGCACAGTCGGGGAGCGCAGCAGCGAGGAGGGCGTCCGCGTGAGCTTGCCCGCGCCGGCCCCGTGGCCGTCCATTGCTCGCCGGCGCCGCTCCCCGCCGCTGTCCCGTTCCTCAATTTCTGAcggatcttcttcctcctcggtcgcCGGTGTGGAAGCCCCTGGGGCCGCGAACGCAGATCGGAGGGGAGGGGGGAGCAGAGGGGGGAGTGGGTGGAGCGgagagaagagaggagaggaggggaggggaggggaggcgggctGAGGGGTCTCTTATAACTACCGGGGGGGAGGTGAGCAGCTCGGGCGGGCGCCGACCTCGACCCGCCGTGCCTCGCGGATCCTCCTCCGAAACTCCTAGCGCCCCACGGCGGGCGCTGGGCACACTGCCATGTGGGGCGCCCTCCCTTGGTGGCGCCCGGGGTCAGTGGGTCGTTGACGGATCCCGCGGGATCGCGACCCGGGTGTTCCGCGGGGGCGAGGGAGGGAAGACAGGGTCTGTACTGCCGGTGTTTGATTGGTCCGGGCGGGTGCCTGCGCGCGGAGTAGTGCCCGGCCGGGATCGGAATCGAACCGGACCCGACCCGACCGGGAGCGCCTTGTGCGTGAGTGTGGGAGGGAGG
Above is a window of Triticum dicoccoides isolate Atlit2015 ecotype Zavitan chromosome 5B, WEW_v2.0, whole genome shotgun sequence DNA encoding:
- the LOC119309957 gene encoding junctophilin-1-like, which translates into the protein MDGHGAGAGKLTRTPSSLLRSPTVRNCSSFQAVLVEDPEPDDKKSQAPAQGKALHPHGLRPGGPPHPALILALPLALLLLLLLLRDDRHLLLLAAAATAALAAAAAAARLLRGRLRMRRSSQTGSVQWFIGDEDDRTHHARDNGKGRGGAAAHGRVVREGVEFYSNGDCYEGEFHKGRCNGSGVYNFFGKGKYEGDWVDGKYDGYGIESWARGSRYRGQYRQGLRHGHGVYRFYSGDCYAGEWAGGQSHGIGAQTCSDGSSYVGEFKCGVKHGLGSYHFRNGDRYAGEYFGDKIHGFGVYRFANGHCYEGSWHEGKKQGFGMYTFRNGDKRSGEWDFGTLKSPLPPTDPSVERAVQAAQRAAENAFHLPRVDEQVHKVVMAANRAATAARVAAIKAVQNRMDGKFCDTYV